One Paenibacillus sp. FSL H7-0737 DNA segment encodes these proteins:
- a CDS encoding Gfo/Idh/MocA family protein — translation MEELQIGMVGMDTSHSRIFAALLNDESHPLYIPGGRLHCGYPGGSLDFELSYSRVRPISSELQERYGVELLDSIEEVAERSHAILLTSVDGRVHKEQFAVLAPYGKPVFIDKPLAVSSEDAKMIVELAERYGTPFFSSSMLRFGGPLVALLEDESAGAILGADCTGPLDLQPTQPGLFWYGIHAAEMLYAALGEGCHCVRAVSNDTQEWVVGQWKDGRIGTIRGNRTGGSDFYIVLHRERGSNGINALGANYNAGHQQLLKKFIAMARGDSPPVRSSLTLELIRFIEAANESRVSGADVRL, via the coding sequence ATGGAAGAGCTGCAGATCGGTATGGTAGGAATGGACACTTCGCATAGCAGGATTTTCGCGGCGCTGCTAAATGATGAATCTCATCCGCTTTATATTCCGGGTGGCAGGTTACACTGCGGTTATCCGGGGGGTTCTCTTGATTTCGAGCTAAGCTATTCACGTGTGAGACCGATTAGCAGTGAATTGCAGGAGCGCTATGGGGTTGAATTGCTCGATTCTATAGAAGAAGTTGCGGAGAGATCCCATGCGATTCTATTGACTTCTGTAGATGGGAGAGTGCACAAGGAACAATTTGCGGTGCTGGCTCCTTACGGAAAGCCGGTATTCATTGACAAGCCGTTAGCGGTTTCTTCTGAAGATGCGAAGATGATTGTGGAATTGGCGGAGAGGTATGGAACGCCATTTTTCTCCAGCTCTATGCTACGTTTCGGTGGACCACTGGTAGCCCTCTTAGAGGATGAAAGTGCAGGTGCTATTCTAGGTGCGGATTGTACTGGACCACTCGATCTACAGCCGACACAACCGGGGTTATTCTGGTATGGCATACACGCTGCTGAGATGTTATATGCCGCCCTTGGAGAAGGTTGCCATTGCGTACGTGCCGTCAGTAACGATACGCAAGAATGGGTAGTCGGCCAGTGGAAGGACGGGCGAATCGGGACGATCCGCGGAAACCGTACAGGCGGCTCTGATTTCTATATCGTATTGCATCGTGAACGAGGGAGTAACGGAATTAACGCGCTCGGAGCAAATTACAACGCAGGACACCAGCAATTACTGAAGAAATTTATAGCTATGGCGCGAGGGGACTCTCCACCGGTACGATCTTCCCTAACACTAGAGTTGATTCGCTTCATCGAAGCGGCCAACGAAAGTCGGGTAAGCGGTGCTGATGTTCGTCTGTAA
- a CDS encoding Gfo/Idh/MocA family protein, whose translation MIRTAVIGCGGMGTVHADRYKSMPEAELVAVCDIVEKAAEVLGTLVGVSYFTSVQEMLEQVKPAVVSVAVPTYLHVELVRIAAYHGAHVICEKPLALTSQEAEEAIRYCNERGVHLFVGHVVRFFPSYRQLAEGITQLGSVQGGIYHAKRAGSHPGNVQAWFRDPFLSGGVIMDLMIHDIDYIRGAFGEAREVYAFQHQSEDINYASATFRFKNGTIAQLEAFWGYPGSFHSSFEYADAEGIISGGTGDGESLHIRKSITTGSTSGFVETPSSVLLKDPYYLELEHFLSCLTSGEEPIVTAQDALEAVRWAEAAQQSAMTHQPVKLEVKGDI comes from the coding sequence TTGATTAGGACAGCAGTGATTGGATGCGGTGGCATGGGAACTGTTCATGCGGATCGTTACAAGTCCATGCCCGAAGCTGAGCTTGTCGCCGTATGTGACATCGTTGAAAAAGCCGCTGAGGTGCTAGGAACTTTAGTGGGCGTTAGCTATTTTACATCTGTACAAGAAATGCTCGAGCAGGTAAAGCCAGCGGTGGTCAGTGTTGCTGTGCCGACCTATTTGCATGTAGAACTGGTACGGATTGCGGCTTACCATGGTGCGCATGTGATCTGTGAGAAGCCGCTCGCACTCACTTCGCAGGAAGCGGAAGAAGCAATTCGTTACTGCAACGAGCGCGGTGTACATTTGTTTGTGGGCCATGTCGTTCGTTTCTTTCCTTCTTACAGACAGCTTGCGGAGGGAATAACGCAGCTTGGCAGTGTTCAAGGCGGAATATACCATGCTAAACGGGCGGGTTCACATCCCGGAAACGTGCAAGCGTGGTTTCGGGATCCATTTCTTAGCGGTGGCGTCATTATGGATTTAATGATTCACGACATTGACTACATTCGTGGGGCTTTTGGTGAAGCCCGTGAAGTATATGCGTTCCAGCACCAGTCGGAAGACATAAATTATGCTTCAGCCACTTTCCGGTTCAAGAATGGAACCATTGCACAGCTTGAAGCATTTTGGGGGTATCCAGGGTCGTTCCACTCCTCTTTTGAATATGCGGATGCGGAAGGAATCATCTCAGGCGGGACCGGGGATGGCGAAAGTCTACATATTCGCAAGTCGATAACGACGGGCTCTACATCGGGATTTGTGGAGACACCTTCGAGTGTGCTGCTGAAGGACCCGTATTATTTGGAACTGGAGCATTTTCTAAGCTGTCTAACAAGTGGGGAAGAGCCGATAGTCACTGCACAGGATGCGCTGGAAGCTGTACGCTGGGCTGAAGCCGCTCAGCAATCGGCAATGACCCATCAACCGGTGAAGCTTGAAGTGAAGGGGGATATTTAA